One stretch of Miscanthus floridulus cultivar M001 chromosome 18, ASM1932011v1, whole genome shotgun sequence DNA includes these proteins:
- the LOC136523957 gene encoding uncharacterized mitochondrial protein AtMg00810-like has translation MAFNYAIVDMRNLGVLCCYLGIEVRQDASDISLRQTHYAKCIFELGRLDCYNPAHSLMEKELKLSRQSMAKEVDPTLYRWIIGSLCYLVHTRLDLMLAVGCVSWFMERPTVEH, from the coding sequence ATGGCCTTTAACTATGCCATTGTCGACATGAGAAACCTGGGCGTCCTCTGTTGCTACCTTGGCATTGAGGTACGCCAGGACGCTAGCGACATCAGCCTCCGCCAGACGCACTACGCCAAGTGCATCTTCGAGCTAGGCAGGCTGGACTGCTACAATCCAGCCCACTCACTAATGGAGAAGGAGCTCAAGCTGAGTCGTCAAAGCATGGCAAAGGAGGTCGATCCAACACTCTACCGATGGATCATTGGCAGCCTGTGCTACCTGGTGCACACCCGGTTGGACTTGATGCTCGCCGTCGGTTGCGTGAGTTGGTTCATGGAACGGCCCACGGTGGAGCACTAG
- the LOC136519848 gene encoding aspartyl protease family protein At5g10770-like, protein MGSLLLLFVVLCSYCCYIAHGGNEHGFVVEQRRSYEPEAVCSASRGTCLLNLEPSSATVSMPLVHRYGPCAPSQYSNVSTPSFSETFRHSRARTNYIMRQASKGMGMASTPDDAAVTFPTRLGGFVDSLEYVITLGFGTPSVPLVLLMDTGSDVSWVQCTPCNSTRCYPQKDPLFDPSKSSTYAPIACHTDTCRKLAGNHYQNGCAGGGSQCGYSVEYADGSHSRGVYSNETLTLAPGVTVKDFHFGCGHDQRGPNDKYDGLLGLGGAPESLVAQTSSVYGGAFSYCLPALNSEAGFLALGAPPSANTSAFVFTPMRHLPGYATFYMVTMTGISVGGKPLDIPQSAFRGGMIIDSGTIVTELPETAYNAVEAALRMALAAYPMVPSEDFDTCYNFTGYSNVTVPRVAFTFRGGATIDLDVPNGILVKDCLAFRESGPDVGLGIIGT, encoded by the exons ATGGGTTCTCTTCTGCTTCTGTTCGTTGTCTTGTGTAGCTACTGCTGCTACATCGCTCATGGAGGCAACGAGCATGGGTTTGTAGTGGAGCAACGCAGGTCTTATGAGCCAGAAGCAGTATGCTCTGCATCCAGAGGTACGTGTCTAC TGAATCTGGAGCCGAGCAGCGCCACTGTGTCAATGCCACTAGTGCACCGGTACGGCCCGTGCGCGCCGTCACAGTACTCTAACGTGTCGACGCCGTCCTTCTCCGAAACGTTCCGCCATAGCCGCGCCCGCACGAACTACATCATGAGGCAAGCGTCCAAGGGCATGGGCATGGCGAGTACGCCAGACGATGCCGCTGTGACCTTCCCGACCCGCCTAGGCGGTTTTGTGGACTCGCTGGAGTACGTCATCACGTTGGGCTTCGGCACGCCATCCGTGCCACTGGTCCTCCTCATGGACACCGGCAGCGATGTCTCGTGGGTGCAGTGCACGCCGTGCAACTCCACCAGGTGCTACCCGCAGAAGGATCCTCTCTTTGATCCGAGCAAGTCCTCCACGTACGCTCCCATCGCCTGTCACACGGACACTTGCAGGAAGCTCGCCGGAAACCACTACCAGAATGGCTGCGCGGGCGGCGGCAGCCAGTGTGGATACTCCGTCGAGTACGCAGACGGTTCGCATAGCAGGGGTGTGTACAGCAACGAGACGCTGACGCTCGCTCCGGGGGTCACCGTCAAGGATTTCCATTTCGGCTGTGGCCACGACCAGCGTGGTCCCAACGACAAGTACGACGGCCTCCTAGGACTCGGAGGCGCGCCAGAGTCGCTTGTCGCGCAGACGTCTTCGGTTTACGGTGGCGCCTTCTCGTACTGCCTCCCGGCGCTAAACAGCGAAGCGGGGTTCCTAGCCCTAGGCGCGCCGCCGAGCGCCAACACGTCGGCCTTCGTGTTCACTCCAATGAGGCACCTGCCGGGGTATGCAACGTTTTACATGGTGACGATGACAGGCATAAGCGTGGGTGGGAAGCCGCTGGACATCCCGCAATCGGCGTTCCGTGGTGGCATGATCATAGACTCCGGCACGATCGTCACGGAGCTCCCGGAAACTGCGTACAACGCGGTGGAGGCAGCGCTCCGGATGGCCTTGGCGGCGTACCCCATGGTGCCAAGCGAGGACTTTGACACCTGCTACAACTTCACCGGTTACAGCAATGTCACCGTGCCGAGGGTCGCGTTCACGTTCCGTGGCGGCGCCACCATCGACCTCGACGTCCCCAATGGGATTCTGGTGAAGGACTGCCTCGCCTTCCGGGAATCAGGACCAGACGTCGGCCTCGGCATCATCGGAACGTGA